One genomic window of Polaromonas sp. SP1 includes the following:
- a CDS encoding WecB/TagA/CpsF family glycosyltransferase, protein MLNSRSANPPDWRSRWQLVVEKIERVQGASEGQALLAELSYPRAPSVLAFANAHAMNSMAASVSFFDALHSADRVLRDGSGMATLFKLLRMEPGLNLNGTDLIPRLIRAFDGRGIALFGTRDPWLETASQHVRQELAPHSKVIHANGFLEAGAYAALAAEHRPALIVLGMGMPRQEEVAAGLRAVLAHPCLIVCGGAIIDFLGGKTPRAPLWIRRVGMEWVFRLALEPRRLFQRYVIGNPLFLSRALRLASFNRR, encoded by the coding sequence ATGCTGAATTCCCGCAGCGCGAACCCGCCCGACTGGCGCAGTCGCTGGCAGCTGGTGGTGGAAAAGATCGAGCGCGTGCAGGGCGCGTCTGAAGGGCAGGCGCTGCTGGCCGAACTGAGCTATCCCCGTGCGCCCTCGGTGCTGGCCTTTGCGAATGCGCATGCGATGAACTCCATGGCCGCGTCGGTCTCTTTTTTTGACGCCCTGCATTCGGCGGACCGCGTGCTCAGGGACGGCTCGGGCATGGCCACGCTGTTCAAGCTGCTGCGCATGGAGCCGGGCCTCAACCTCAATGGCACCGACCTGATTCCGCGGCTGATACGCGCGTTTGACGGCCGGGGCATTGCCTTGTTCGGCACGCGTGACCCCTGGCTGGAAACAGCCTCCCAGCATGTGCGGCAAGAGCTTGCGCCGCACAGCAAGGTGATTCATGCCAACGGTTTTCTCGAGGCCGGGGCGTATGCCGCGCTCGCGGCGGAGCACAGGCCGGCGCTGATCGTGCTCGGCATGGGCATGCCGCGGCAGGAAGAGGTCGCTGCCGGATTGCGCGCCGTGCTGGCGCATCCCTGCCTGATTGTCTGCGGCGGCGCCATCATTGACTTCCTCGGCGGCAAGACGCCGCGCGCTCCGCTGTGGATTCGCCGCGTGGGCATGGAGTGGGTGTTCCGCCTGGCGCTGGAGCCGCGCCGCCTGTTCCAGCGTTATGTGATCGGCAACCCGCTGTTTCTCTCGCGCGCGCTGCGGCTGGCGTCTTTCAACCGGCGTTGA
- a CDS encoding VanZ family protein — translation MVKALLRDNFRDNLQRTIRILAALTVVVSAAVLYVAGAQPVAVGLFPAPWDKLAHLLTFAVVGMAAGLAGGLRGWRMALSCVAGALLVGGMDELHQMFLPGRSASWADLAADAAGGLLGAAVLAVLHRLASGRLTHH, via the coding sequence ATGGTCAAAGCCCTTCTTCGTGACAACTTCCGCGACAACTTGCAGCGCACCATCCGCATCCTCGCGGCCCTGACCGTCGTCGTGAGCGCGGCGGTACTGTACGTGGCCGGCGCCCAACCCGTCGCCGTGGGCCTTTTCCCGGCCCCCTGGGACAAGCTGGCCCACCTGCTGACTTTTGCGGTGGTCGGCATGGCGGCCGGCCTGGCCGGCGGCCTGCGCGGCTGGCGCATGGCCCTCAGCTGCGTGGCGGGTGCCCTGCTGGTGGGCGGCATGGACGAGTTGCACCAGATGTTTTTGCCGGGCCGCTCGGCGAGCTGGGCCGACCTGGCCGCGGACGCGGCAGGCGGCCTGCTGGGTGCGGCTGTACTGGCTGTCCTGCATCGTCTGGCGAGCGGACGCCTCACGCATCATTAA
- the epsG gene encoding chain length determinant protein tyrosine kinase EpsG, whose product MNINNSSNTTAVRPVPLTVPSKPATGSGRSMGTILVDAGRLAPLDAERILHFQRDRGTRFGDSGKALGLLTDDDVRFALSVQFDYPYLARESNLSRELVAAYQPDSQPVEQLRALRSQLMLRWFDTGAERRGLAIVSAGSKEGRSYIAANLAIVFSQLGQRTLLVDADMRAPRQHLLFNLGKGAGLSDMLAGRAGPEAVVSVAALQDLSVLPAGVIPPNPQELLGRQEFSRLLQSLGQDFDIIIIDTPPASECADAHTVAVRAGAALVVARQNESSVPQMTRFTHSLREFGVALVGSVLNDA is encoded by the coding sequence ATGAACATCAATAACAGCAGCAACACGACGGCGGTGCGCCCCGTTCCCCTGACGGTGCCCAGCAAACCCGCTACCGGCTCGGGCCGCTCCATGGGTACGATCCTGGTGGATGCGGGCCGGCTGGCGCCGCTGGATGCCGAACGCATCCTGCACTTTCAGCGCGACCGCGGCACGCGGTTTGGCGATTCCGGCAAGGCCCTGGGCCTGCTCACGGATGACGATGTGCGTTTTGCGCTGTCGGTCCAGTTCGACTATCCCTACCTGGCCCGCGAGAGCAACCTGAGCCGCGAGCTGGTGGCGGCCTACCAGCCCGACAGCCAGCCCGTCGAGCAATTGCGGGCGCTACGCAGCCAGCTGATGCTGCGCTGGTTCGACACCGGCGCCGAGCGCCGCGGCCTGGCCATCGTCAGCGCCGGTTCCAAAGAGGGCCGCAGCTACATCGCGGCCAACCTGGCGATCGTGTTTTCGCAACTGGGTCAGCGCACCTTGCTGGTCGATGCGGACATGCGGGCGCCGCGCCAGCATTTGCTGTTCAACCTCGGCAAAGGGGCGGGCCTGTCAGACATGCTGGCGGGCCGCGCCGGGCCGGAGGCGGTTGTGAGCGTTGCGGCGCTGCAGGATTTGTCGGTACTGCCGGCGGGCGTCATCCCGCCCAACCCGCAGGAGTTGCTGGGCCGGCAGGAGTTTTCAAGGCTGCTGCAGTCGCTGGGCCAGGATTTCGACATCATCATCATCGACACCCCGCCGGCCAGCGAATGCGCCGACGCCCATACGGTGGCGGTGCGTGCGGGCGCTGCCCTGGTGGTGGCGCGGCAGAACGAGAGCTCGGTGCCGCAGATGACGCGCTTCACCCACAGCCTGCGCGAGTTCGGCGTCGCGCTGGTGGGCTCCGTGCTTAATGATGCGTGA
- the epsF gene encoding chain length determinant protein EpsF, with translation MTLHQFLLILRARYRVALLILLLAVSAALAVSLVLPKKYTAQTAVLVDIRSPDPVAGGAPLQGVVAPSYMATQVDIIGGDRVAQRVVKMLKLDEDPAAKARWLEATEGRGTLESWLADSLQKRLDVRPARESNVINITYKGSDPDGAANIANAFAQAYLEINLALKTEPARIYAEWFDAQTKTSRAKLEEAQARLSDYQQKAGIVSTDERVDYETTKLAEISSQLTTVQGETTDSQSKRGARGDTVAEVMQSPLINGLKADVARQEAKVQEVSVRLGENHPERQRAESELAALKSRLGSETARINASIETTYRVGKDRERELQGAVGAQKARVLALNKQRDELNVYRRDVESAQRAYEAVSQSASQTRLQSLTNQTNVVRLNVAMPPVNPSSPRMLVNLLIAAFGGTLLGVACALLLELANRRVRSAEDLVQMLGLPVLASISSSAGVARLSGPRRLALGN, from the coding sequence ATGACGCTCCACCAATTCCTCCTGATCCTGCGCGCCCGTTACCGGGTGGCCCTGCTGATCCTCCTGCTTGCGGTGTCCGCCGCGCTGGCGGTCAGCCTGGTCCTGCCCAAAAAATACACAGCCCAGACCGCCGTGCTGGTGGACATCCGTTCGCCCGACCCGGTGGCCGGCGGTGCGCCCTTGCAGGGTGTCGTGGCGCCCAGCTACATGGCCACGCAGGTCGACATCATCGGCGGCGACCGTGTCGCGCAACGCGTCGTGAAAATGCTCAAGCTCGATGAAGACCCGGCTGCCAAAGCCCGCTGGCTGGAAGCCACGGAAGGCCGCGGGACACTCGAGTCATGGCTGGCGGATTCCCTGCAAAAGCGGCTGGACGTGCGGCCTGCACGGGAAAGCAATGTGATCAACATCACCTACAAGGGCAGCGATCCGGACGGTGCCGCGAACATCGCCAACGCCTTTGCCCAGGCTTACCTTGAGATCAACCTGGCGTTGAAGACCGAACCCGCCCGCATCTACGCGGAATGGTTTGATGCCCAGACCAAGACATCGCGTGCCAAGCTTGAGGAAGCCCAGGCCCGCCTGTCGGATTACCAGCAAAAAGCGGGCATTGTCAGCACCGACGAGCGCGTGGACTATGAAACCACCAAGCTGGCGGAGATATCGTCCCAGCTGACCACCGTGCAGGGTGAGACCACCGACAGCCAGAGCAAGCGCGGCGCGCGTGGCGACACGGTCGCCGAGGTCATGCAAAGCCCGCTGATCAACGGCCTGAAGGCCGACGTGGCGCGGCAGGAGGCCAAGGTGCAGGAAGTCAGCGTGCGCCTGGGCGAGAACCACCCCGAACGCCAGCGTGCGGAGTCCGAGCTGGCGGCCCTCAAAAGCCGGCTGGGCAGTGAAACGGCGCGCATCAACGCCTCCATCGAGACGACTTACCGCGTTGGCAAGGACAGGGAGCGCGAGTTGCAGGGCGCCGTCGGCGCGCAAAAAGCCCGGGTTCTCGCCTTGAACAAACAGCGCGACGAACTGAATGTCTACCGCCGCGATGTCGAGTCGGCGCAGCGCGCCTACGAGGCCGTCAGCCAGAGCGCCTCACAGACGCGCCTGCAAAGCCTGACCAACCAGACCAACGTGGTGCGCCTGAATGTGGCGATGCCGCCGGTCAACCCGTCCAGCCCGAGGATGCTGGTCAACCTGCTGATAGCGGCCTTTGGCGGCACGCTGCTGGGTGTGGCCTGCGCATTGCTGCTGGAGCTGGCCAACCGCCGCGTGCGGTCTGCCGAAGACCTGGTGCAGATGCTGGGCCTGCCGGTGCTGGCCAGCATCTCATCGAGCGCGGGAGTCGCCCGGCTTTCGGGCCCCCGCCGTCTGGCGCTAGGCAACTGA
- the epsE gene encoding polysaccharide export protein EpsE, translating to MKPLSLKSITRYLVTAVFCVAATPMFAQTAQPPSLQAAATAAVPAPAPAAAPQGPAVPNNQDYRLGAGDAIGVQVYQSPDLSIDARVSESGVISYPLVGSVQLGGLTIAEAERKIADALRSGGFVKVPQVNIVLRQVRGNQVAVLGQVSRPGRFPLETFNTRVSDMLAAAGGTTATGDDVLIVTGQREGKPFRRVIDIPGLFLNAKSDEDIVLAGGDTLYVNKAPMFYIYGEAQRPGPYRIERGMTVMQALAQGGGPTVRGSQNRLKLHRRDASGKVVEITPNLTDPVRPEDVIYVRESLF from the coding sequence ATGAAACCACTATCTTTGAAATCCATCACCCGATACCTTGTGACGGCCGTGTTCTGCGTGGCCGCTACGCCGATGTTTGCGCAGACGGCGCAACCCCCATCGCTTCAAGCTGCGGCGACGGCCGCAGTGCCAGCGCCAGCGCCTGCCGCGGCGCCGCAAGGGCCTGCGGTGCCGAACAACCAGGATTACCGGCTGGGCGCCGGCGACGCCATCGGTGTGCAGGTCTACCAGAGCCCCGACCTTTCCATTGATGCGCGTGTGTCGGAAAGCGGCGTGATCAGCTATCCGCTGGTGGGCAGCGTGCAGCTCGGCGGGCTGACGATTGCCGAGGCCGAGAGGAAGATCGCCGATGCCCTGCGCAGCGGCGGCTTCGTAAAAGTGCCGCAGGTCAACATCGTGCTGCGCCAGGTGCGCGGCAACCAGGTGGCGGTGCTGGGACAGGTCAGCCGGCCGGGACGCTTCCCGCTGGAGACCTTCAACACCCGCGTCAGCGACATGCTGGCCGCCGCCGGCGGCACCACAGCGACGGGCGACGACGTGCTGATCGTCACCGGGCAGCGCGAGGGCAAGCCGTTTCGCAGGGTGATCGACATTCCCGGCTTGTTCCTGAACGCCAAATCCGACGAAGACATCGTGCTGGCCGGCGGGGACACGCTTTACGTCAACAAGGCGCCCATGTTCTACATCTACGGCGAGGCGCAGCGCCCAGGCCCTTACCGCATTGAGCGCGGCATGACGGTGATGCAGGCGCTGGCCCAGGGCGGCGGGCCTACCGTGCGCGGCAGCCAGAACCGCCTGAAGCTGCACCGCCGCGACGCCTCCGGCAAGGTGGTGGAAATCACGCCGAACCTGACCGACCCCGTTCGCCCCGAGGACGTGATCTACGTTCGCGAAAGCCTTTTTTAA
- the epsL gene encoding XrtB/PEP-CTERM-associated polysaccharide biosynthesis outer membrane protein EpsL → MNPRHKLLPLPLLLLGLLPPAAQADELDTLQFRAGQSVMHDSNVFRLSDSANAQAVIGTPDRDDTVAVTTAGFKINKPYGLQRFEFDANIEDHRYSRFSYLDFTALNYAAAWRWSFTPALHGNLTTDRREFVDTYADVQGTGQINRRTNRSTIFDAEYELDGVWRLVGGVFERTSSNSQPNTFEADSKVHGGEAGVRYVYPSGTSMAYRFRDGRGEYPGRVLSPVAAGSFTDREHEFRFDWAPTAKTTLRAKVAHFDRNHDGLGARDFSGVTGQLDAAWAITPKTSLAGGVVRELGSYQTTTASYYEGWRFFVAPTWKATEKTAVRLRYDHGARNFKGPLPGFADSGRRDTTNLLSLAVEWQAMRALKLSATVQSDRRKSNQPGFDYKSNTFGVAADASF, encoded by the coding sequence TTGAATCCCCGCCACAAACTCCTGCCGCTTCCGCTCTTGCTGCTCGGCCTGCTGCCGCCGGCCGCACAGGCTGACGAGCTCGACACCCTGCAGTTCAGGGCGGGCCAAAGCGTGATGCATGACAGCAATGTGTTCCGGCTGTCGGACAGCGCCAACGCACAAGCGGTCATAGGAACGCCCGACCGCGATGACACAGTCGCCGTCACGACAGCGGGTTTCAAGATCAACAAACCGTATGGCTTGCAGCGGTTCGAGTTCGACGCCAATATCGAAGACCATCGCTACAGCCGGTTTTCCTACCTGGACTTCACAGCCCTGAACTACGCCGCAGCGTGGCGATGGAGCTTCACGCCGGCGCTGCATGGCAACCTGACGACGGACAGGCGCGAGTTTGTGGACACCTACGCCGACGTGCAGGGCACCGGGCAGATCAACCGCCGGACCAACCGATCCACCATTTTTGACGCGGAGTATGAACTCGACGGCGTCTGGCGCCTGGTCGGTGGCGTGTTCGAGCGGACCAGTTCCAACAGCCAGCCCAACACCTTCGAAGCGGATTCCAAAGTCCATGGCGGCGAGGCGGGGGTGCGCTATGTCTATCCCTCCGGCACGTCGATGGCGTACCGGTTCAGGGACGGCAGGGGCGAATACCCCGGGCGGGTGCTGTCGCCGGTGGCCGCCGGCAGCTTCACGGACCGCGAGCACGAGTTCCGCTTCGACTGGGCGCCCACGGCAAAGACCACGCTGCGGGCCAAGGTCGCGCATTTCGACCGGAATCATGATGGTTTGGGCGCACGCGACTTCTCCGGTGTCACGGGCCAGCTCGATGCGGCCTGGGCCATCACGCCCAAAACCAGCCTGGCGGGCGGCGTGGTGCGCGAGCTGGGCAGTTACCAGACCACCACCGCCAGCTACTACGAGGGCTGGCGCTTCTTTGTCGCCCCGACCTGGAAGGCCACTGAAAAGACGGCCGTGCGCCTGCGCTACGACCACGGCGCGCGCAACTTCAAGGGCCCGCTGCCGGGCTTTGCCGACAGCGGCCGCCGCGACACCACCAACCTGCTGTCCCTGGCCGTCGAGTGGCAGGCCATGCGTGCGCTCAAGCTGAGTGCGACGGTCCAGAGCGACAGGCGCAAGTCCAATCAGCCGGGCTTTGACTACAAGAGCAACACATTCGGCGTGGCGGCCGATGCGAGCTTCTGA
- a CDS encoding undecaprenyl-phosphate glucose phosphotransferase, translating into MAEANPLNSASAWLNQREPRSMGLGRSHLFTAVEAGLDPLVLVFSLWGLAFYYEGSVRPAYLILSLIVFSLTFPGSSQLRLPVWKVLFKIAFHWIWIAGLLLLTGYVTEYFHKFSMAVLGHWLWVAPLAQIGAHLALRAAAPQLLKLQGPPRGAVIVGMNEQGVSLAGHIAGSAYSGIDLKGFFDDRGEERRTAQDGQDGHRLIGKIDDLPAYVKQHRIQFIYLSLPMASRPRILQVLDGLKDTTASIYFVPDMFITDLIQGRSDTVCGVTVISVCDTPFRGAHGVLKRASDIVLSLLILLLILPVMAVIALMVKLDSPGPVIFKQRRYGLDGEEILVYKFRSMAVTEDGGTIRQASKNDMRVTRLGAILRKTSLDELPQFFNVLQGRMSIVGPRPHAVAHNEMYRSLIKGYMVRHKVRPGITGWAQVNGQRGETDTLDKMQSRIDCDLDYLRNWSLQLDFFIILKTIRLVFKDGAAY; encoded by the coding sequence ATGGCTGAAGCGAATCCACTCAATTCAGCGTCCGCATGGCTCAACCAGCGCGAGCCCCGCTCCATGGGGCTGGGCCGAAGCCACCTTTTCACCGCCGTCGAGGCCGGCCTGGACCCGCTGGTGCTGGTGTTCTCGCTGTGGGGGCTGGCGTTTTACTACGAGGGCTCGGTGCGGCCGGCTTACCTGATCCTGTCGCTCATCGTCTTTTCCCTGACCTTCCCGGGCAGTTCCCAGTTGCGATTGCCGGTGTGGAAGGTGTTGTTCAAGATCGCCTTTCACTGGATATGGATTGCCGGCCTGCTGCTGCTGACGGGTTACGTCACGGAGTACTTCCACAAATTTTCCATGGCTGTTCTGGGCCACTGGCTGTGGGTGGCTCCCTTGGCCCAAATCGGCGCGCACCTGGCGCTCAGGGCCGCGGCGCCGCAGTTGCTGAAGCTGCAAGGCCCGCCGCGCGGCGCGGTGATTGTCGGCATGAACGAGCAGGGCGTGTCCCTGGCCGGGCACATCGCCGGCTCCGCTTATTCGGGCATCGACCTCAAGGGCTTTTTCGACGACCGCGGTGAAGAGCGCAGGACGGCACAGGACGGGCAGGACGGCCACCGTCTGATCGGGAAAATCGACGACCTGCCGGCTTACGTCAAGCAGCACCGCATCCAGTTCATCTACCTGTCGCTTCCCATGGCCTCCAGGCCGCGTATCCTGCAGGTGCTGGACGGCCTCAAGGACACCACGGCATCGATCTACTTTGTGCCCGACATGTTCATCACCGACCTGATCCAGGGCCGCAGCGACACGGTCTGCGGCGTGACGGTGATCTCGGTATGCGACACACCGTTTCGCGGCGCTCACGGCGTGCTCAAGCGGGCCAGCGACATCGTGCTGTCGCTGCTGATCCTGCTGCTGATCCTGCCGGTCATGGCCGTCATTGCACTGATGGTGAAGCTGGATTCGCCCGGCCCCGTCATCTTCAAGCAGCGCCGCTACGGCCTGGACGGTGAAGAAATACTGGTCTACAAATTCCGCTCCATGGCCGTCACCGAAGACGGCGGCACCATCCGGCAGGCCAGCAAGAACGACATGCGCGTGACCCGCCTGGGCGCCATTTTGCGAAAGACCTCGCTGGACGAGCTGCCGCAGTTCTTCAACGTGCTGCAGGGCCGCATGAGCATCGTTGGCCCCCGCCCGCACGCCGTGGCGCACAACGAGATGTACCGCTCGCTCATCAAGGGCTACATGGTGCGCCACAAGGTCCGGCCCGGCATCACGGGCTGGGCGCAGGTCAACGGCCAGCGCGGCGAGACCGACACGCTGGACAAGATGCAGTCGCGTATCGACTGTGACCTCGACTACCTGCGCAACTGGTCGCTGCAGCTTGATTTTTTCATCATCCTGAAAACCATTCGCCTGGTGTTCAAGGACGGTGCGGCTTATTGA
- the epsA gene encoding XrtB/PEP-CTERM-associated transcriptional regulator EpsA — MKFQTPLSSEDSARYAALIEQGTTITRHAELLDWLQGDVQPFLPHDILLAGWGNFQEGAIQHDVVSVLPGARSYAAGTDGLPFLLAKFHDRWLAAGRQPCSLDFSEFEYLLGQASLPGSFSGSLRGMRSVLIHGMHDERAQQDCVYVLMGAKDIPSEPAHMAIRMLMPSMDAALRQMAPLPQQRRPAAAPLRGAADDACGLSERETQIMAWVAMGKTNSEIGAILSISGFTVKNHMQRIFQKLNVFNRAQAVSKVTRVSIYG, encoded by the coding sequence ATGAAGTTCCAGACTCCGCTTTCAAGCGAAGATTCAGCGCGCTATGCAGCGCTCATAGAACAAGGCACGACCATCACGCGGCACGCCGAACTGCTTGACTGGCTGCAGGGCGACGTCCAGCCATTCCTTCCGCACGACATCCTGCTGGCGGGCTGGGGCAATTTCCAGGAGGGCGCCATCCAGCATGACGTCGTGTCTGTGTTGCCCGGGGCGCGCTCCTACGCTGCCGGCACCGACGGCCTGCCTTTTCTGCTCGCAAAGTTTCACGACCGGTGGCTGGCGGCCGGCCGGCAGCCTTGCAGCCTGGACTTCAGCGAATTCGAGTACCTCCTGGGCCAGGCGAGTCTGCCGGGCTCCTTCAGCGGCAGTTTGCGCGGCATGCGCTCCGTGTTGATCCACGGGATGCACGACGAAAGGGCACAGCAAGACTGCGTATACGTCTTGATGGGCGCAAAGGACATCCCGTCCGAACCGGCTCACATGGCCATCCGCATGCTGATGCCCAGCATGGACGCCGCGTTGCGACAGATGGCCCCCTTGCCCCAGCAACGGCGCCCGGCGGCGGCGCCTTTGCGTGGGGCCGCAGATGACGCCTGCGGCCTGAGCGAGCGCGAAACCCAGATCATGGCCTGGGTGGCCATGGGGAAAACCAACTCCGAGATCGGCGCCATCCTGAGCATCAGCGGTTTCACCGTGAAGAACCACATGCAGCGCATCTTCCAGAAGCTCAATGTCTTCAACCGCGCACAGGCGGTGTCCAAAGTCACAAGGGTGAGCATCTATGGCTGA
- a CDS encoding acyltransferase family protein, whose amino-acid sequence MKRNLEVDTLRGIACVLLVLFHVVGDTPSTGLRIPEGHWVQVVNEALAYIRMPLFSFISGYVYAFRPYQGNAPGFVKGKVRRLLLPLITVGTLFAIVQSVTPGANNSVDHWWLLHIVPVGHFWFLEALFIVFLVVILLEHFKALSTPAGFAVTWALSAVLFDYFSPPNYFAAQGAVYLLPFFLAGLSCKRFEISGPVARGAAAAAFICAATVAMLFPQFSAQGSSIAALGLGVCSAFLLLRSGWSSRYLAYVGSYSFAIYLLHVFFTAASRIALKKLGMTDTYVLMMAGLAAGLIGPIVSALLISRHAGLNLWLLGVTAPKPKPKAAAAPA is encoded by the coding sequence ATGAAACGCAATCTTGAAGTAGATACCTTGAGGGGCATTGCGTGCGTCTTGCTAGTCCTGTTTCATGTGGTGGGAGACACACCGTCGACGGGCCTGCGCATCCCGGAAGGCCACTGGGTGCAGGTTGTGAACGAGGCGCTCGCCTATATACGCATGCCCTTGTTTTCCTTTATCTCCGGCTATGTCTATGCGTTTCGCCCGTACCAGGGCAATGCGCCCGGTTTTGTCAAAGGCAAGGTGCGCAGGCTGCTGTTGCCGCTGATCACGGTGGGCACCCTTTTCGCCATCGTGCAGTCCGTGACGCCGGGCGCCAACAACTCCGTCGATCACTGGTGGCTGCTGCACATCGTGCCGGTGGGGCACTTCTGGTTTCTGGAGGCGCTGTTCATTGTCTTCCTGGTTGTGATCCTGCTGGAGCACTTCAAGGCACTGTCCACACCCGCCGGGTTTGCCGTGACGTGGGCGCTGAGCGCCGTGCTGTTCGATTACTTCAGCCCACCGAACTACTTCGCCGCCCAGGGCGCTGTTTACCTGCTGCCGTTTTTTCTGGCGGGCCTGTCCTGCAAGCGCTTCGAAATAAGCGGCCCTGTGGCGCGCGGCGCGGCGGCTGCGGCCTTTATCTGCGCCGCCACGGTGGCCATGCTGTTTCCGCAGTTCTCCGCGCAAGGAAGCTCCATCGCGGCGCTCGGCCTGGGTGTGTGCAGCGCCTTTTTGCTTTTGCGCAGCGGCTGGAGTTCGCGCTACCTCGCCTACGTCGGCTCTTATTCATTTGCGATCTACCTGCTGCACGTGTTCTTCACCGCGGCAAGCCGCATCGCCTTGAAGAAGCTGGGTATGACGGATACCTATGTATTGATGATGGCCGGCCTTGCCGCCGGCCTCATCGGCCCCATCGTCTCTGCCCTGCTGATCAGCCGGCACGCAGGGCTTAATCTGTGGCTGCTGGGCGTGACAGCCCCCAAGCCCAAACCCAAGGCTGCGGCAGCCCCGGCCTGA
- a CDS encoding TAXI family TRAP transporter solute-binding subunit: MVLAAAATATGLWLFAWPMPPSRLSIATAGADGAYYLHAQRYAERFAAHGITLDIQTSAGSQENLARIRQGANPSDLALMQGGFGYLGSSLERRDRSRVETLVNVDVEPLWIFTRGREIDSLNQLQGLRVAIGPEGSGTRKVALKLLEQARIEPRDLTLLPVTSSPAIQALRQNAVDVVFLVAAPESFVVQNMLILPGIHLANIRKSAAITERNPYLESRLLAQGTLDARLPPRDITLLTTTASLVAREDLHPALKRLAIAVAMDVHAGGGLFHRAGDFPALRRIDFPTAPQARETLTHGLPWLERLLPFWWAQVAERILLIVLPVVLLALWLMRLVPAYLRWMLESRVNRWYGELKFIENDLNQESLSGLDLTRFLLRLNGIDKAMMAFATPRDLMARCYTLHQHIEFVRQRLYRMRGR, encoded by the coding sequence ATGGTCCTTGCAGCCGCCGCCACGGCCACGGGTCTATGGCTGTTCGCCTGGCCCATGCCGCCATCGCGCCTGAGCATCGCCACGGCGGGGGCGGATGGGGCGTACTACCTTCATGCGCAGCGCTATGCCGAAAGATTTGCGGCGCACGGCATCACGCTGGACATCCAGACATCCGCAGGCTCACAGGAAAATCTTGCGCGCATTCGCCAGGGCGCGAATCCTTCCGACCTGGCCTTGATGCAAGGCGGCTTTGGTTACCTCGGAAGCTCACTGGAAAGACGCGACCGCAGCCGCGTCGAAACGCTGGTCAATGTGGACGTGGAGCCTTTGTGGATTTTCACGCGCGGGCGCGAGATCGACTCGCTCAACCAGTTGCAGGGCTTGCGGGTGGCCATCGGCCCCGAAGGCAGCGGCACACGCAAGGTGGCGCTCAAGCTGCTGGAGCAGGCCAGGATTGAGCCCAGGGACCTGACACTCTTGCCGGTGACCAGCAGCCCGGCGATCCAGGCGCTGCGGCAGAACGCGGTCGACGTGGTGTTTCTGGTGGCGGCGCCCGAGTCCTTTGTGGTGCAGAACATGCTGATCCTGCCGGGCATCCACCTGGCGAACATCCGCAAATCCGCCGCGATCACCGAACGCAACCCCTACCTTGAATCCCGCCTGCTGGCGCAAGGCACCCTGGATGCGCGGCTTCCCCCGCGCGACATCACACTGCTTACCACCACAGCCAGCCTGGTGGCGCGCGAAGATTTACACCCGGCCCTCAAGCGGCTGGCCATTGCGGTGGCCATGGACGTTCATGCGGGCGGGGGGCTGTTTCACCGCGCGGGTGACTTCCCCGCCCTGCGGCGCATCGACTTCCCGACCGCACCCCAGGCACGTGAGACCCTGACGCACGGCCTGCCCTGGCTGGAAAGGCTGCTGCCGTTCTGGTGGGCCCAGGTCGCCGAACGCATCCTGCTCATCGTGCTGCCGGTGGTCCTGCTGGCCCTGTGGCTGATGCGGCTCGTCCCGGCTTACCTGCGCTGGATGCTGGAAAGCCGGGTCAACCGCTGGTATGGCGAGCTCAAGTTCATTGAAAACGACCTCAACCAGGAATCGCTGTCGGGCCTGGACCTCACACGTTTCCTGCTTCGCCTGAACGGCATCGACAAGGCCATGATGGCGTTTGCCACGCCCCGCGACCTGATGGCGCGCTGCTACACGCTGCACCAGCACATCGAATTTGTGCGCCAGCGGCTTTACCGCATGAGGGGGCGATAA